GCTAATGAGCATAACTCGCATTCCGGGAGTATATTTAAAATTCGGCGCATCTTTAGCGAAAAAATTTTCTGAATATTTCGGCGTATTCAGAAAAGTCAAGGAGGTGAAATTATCGTAATTGCCAACAATTTTTATTGAATCCGGGCCGCTTGTAGCGCTATATGGTGTGATAGCATTGTAACCATCCGGTATCATATAGCCTGCCATGCGAATCCTATCCATAAGCTCACCGTGAACACGAGTAACAGATTCCTCGGCTTCGGCGCGAGCTTGCTGTGAAATATACCCTTTTCTTTGTCCAGAAAGGATACCAATAAGGGAAGCCATGATAATGGCCGCAATTAACATTGCGATCATTAACTCGATCAGAGTAACCCCATTTTTATTTATATGGATATGCATTTCGATAAAAAACCGTGTGATAGGTTACATTATGTTGATTATGTTTAGAATCGAACCAACTTACAGTAAGTTCAACATCTTTGATTCTGGGCTTGCCCATATTATCGACAACGATCCAAGTCCTACTAAAATCATCGATATTGTCGCTTCCGCTTTCAATAGTGGAATAACTGTATCTTCTCAGCTCCTCAATTTTCTTCTCGGCGAGATTGCCGGCCTCATTCTGCGCTGAACTCAGTGTATTCAGTCGGGCCGCACTTATGAGTGCCATCCCAATAAATGAAAGAATAACAGCTGTAATAGCAATAGCTAACATCACCTCGAGCATTGTGAATCCGTTGTTCACGAATATCTTTCTCTCTTTATTAATGGCCAAAAACCGTTACTCCAACTGCCCGCTTTTTAGATTAGGTGGCGCACCATCGTGGACCTCGATCCATCCGCTTTGCATATTTACTGCAACGGTTTTAAATTCGGAAGTTACTATTCCTTTGATAACAACGATGGCTTCTTTTGATGCTTTTCCATCGTCGAGAAAGCTGAATGTTGCAATACCAGAGAACCTTTTACTTCCAAAAAAACCGGAGAAAATATCGACACCTTTAGGGGCTGTAAATTTTTCTATTACCTTTTCTGCTGAATCCTGAATCCCATCTTCATCGCTATCTATCCAACCGATGATAGATTCTGTGTCGAAATCGACATTCACTCTTATATTTCGCTTACTTACACGAGCCTCTGTGCCAATAACTTTAAGTGTTGCGGCGGCATTATTCGTTTCTCCAATTAGCCTCTGATGGTTTATCGCTTTTCTGAAACCAACCACAGACATAGTAGCTAATACAGTTAGAATGAGCACAACAGACATCAATTCGAGTAATGTAAACCCTTTTATTTTCTTCATATTTTTTGACATATCAACTCAATGCCATTCAAGGAAATATTAAAAAGACTTCTTTATCTATATTATAGTATAGAAAAGAAAAAGACTGCTTCAATCGGGCTATCTCTTATTGTGATCTTCGATTTACCTTAGATATAATTAAGCTTTATAATTAGATTACCTTTTAACTTGATATTCCTGGTTTAATCTACATTCTGTATTTATGATCGATTTTAAGCTATTAAAAACTGACAATCTCGCCCGAGCGGGCACCATTTACACCTCTCACGGAGAAATACATACACCGGTGTTTATGCCGGTTGGCACTCGCGGAACGGTAAAAACTCTCGAGGTTCGTGACATAGAAATGGAGAATTACTACATTATCCTCAATAATATGTATCATATGTATTTGCGCCCTGGACTAGAACTTATCGAAGAGATGGGAGGGCTTCATTCATTCATCGGATGGAACCGCGCTATATTGACAGACAGCGGCGGATTCCAAATTTTTTCGATGACCAATCTGGCCAAGGTAAAGAACGAGGGTGTCCGTTTTCAGAGCCATCTCGATGGAAGCTACCATTTCTTTTCTCCAGAACGCGCCACAGAAATCCAATATAGAATGAGACCGGATATTTTCATGGCTTTCGACGAATGTCTCGGCTATCCCTCAACAGAAAGTGATATCGAACGCTCCGTCGAATTAACACTGAGCTGGGCACGCCGATGTAGGGAAGAATGGGACAGACTACTTTCATCAGACAGTAATAACGATTCTGGACCATCGCTTTTCGGGATTGTTCAGGGGGGAGTGAACGAGAAATTTCGCCGATATTCGGCGCAAAAGACTGTGGAGTTAGACTTCCCCGGGTATGCTATCGGAGGCCTTTCAGTAGGTGAACCAAAAACGCTTATGTGGACTGCTCTCGATGCCTGTCTTCCAGAGTTGCCTATCGAAAAACCTCGCTATCTTATGGGAGTGGGCACTCCAGCCGACATTGTAGAAGCAGTGGCAAAAGGGGTAGATATGTTCGACTGTGTTCTTCCGACGCGTAATGCACGTAAAGCAACTGTTTTTACATCTCGTGGAAAAATTTCCTTAAAGGCAGCTTATTTAGCAAGGGACGAACGCCCCATCGATCAAGAATGCGATTGTTATACATGTAAACATTACACGCGAGCTTTTTTACGACATCTCTTCTCTGTAGGCGAGATCACTGCTATGCGCCTCGCGACAATACATACGCTTCATTATTATAAAACCCTCCTCGACAACATCCGCCTAGCCATTCTAGAAGATCGTTTCGAAGATTTCCGCAAAGAATTCCATTCCCGCTATAAAGATGAGATAATTAAAGAATAGAACTTGAATTATAAGAAATATCCTTCCCACTCTATACGTTAGCGCGAAATTCGCAGATATAGAAATTTCATGTCAGCACTATCGATCACCGGAATAGAGCTACAATATCTTGATTTCGATACCAAAATAATCATAAAAAAAGGCGCATTCAAGTGCGCCCCTTTTGCATTTAAACACTTTGCTCTATTATCTTTGCTCATTTAACAATTCATTCTACGAAGATACTAACTCGATCATCACCGTCTTCAACAGAAACAATTTCGCCATCGGCGCCTTCTTTAATAGCCATGACAATTGCTTCAAGATCTATCTCGTGTTCATCGAGTTGAGCTCGAGCATCAGAGGGGAGAAGCCCTTGCATTTTCGTTAGA
This genomic stretch from bacterium harbors:
- a CDS encoding prepilin-type N-terminal cleavage/methylation domain-containing protein, which encodes MAINKERKIFVNNGFTMLEVMLAIAITAVILSFIGMALISAARLNTLSSAQNEAGNLAEKKIEELRRYSYSTIESGSDNIDDFSRTWIVVDNMGKPRIKDVELTVSWFDSKHNQHNVTYHTVFYRNAYPYK
- a CDS encoding prepilin-type N-terminal cleavage/methylation domain-containing protein; translated protein: MKKIKGFTLLELMSVVLILTVLATMSVVGFRKAINHQRLIGETNNAAATLKVIGTEARVSKRNIRVNVDFDTESIIGWIDSDEDGIQDSAEKVIEKFTAPKGVDIFSGFFGSKRFSGIATFSFLDDGKASKEAIVVIKGIVTSEFKTVAVNMQSGWIEVHDGAPPNLKSGQLE
- the tgt gene encoding tRNA guanosine(34) transglycosylase Tgt, whose translation is MIDFKLLKTDNLARAGTIYTSHGEIHTPVFMPVGTRGTVKTLEVRDIEMENYYIILNNMYHMYLRPGLELIEEMGGLHSFIGWNRAILTDSGGFQIFSMTNLAKVKNEGVRFQSHLDGSYHFFSPERATEIQYRMRPDIFMAFDECLGYPSTESDIERSVELTLSWARRCREEWDRLLSSDSNNDSGPSLFGIVQGGVNEKFRRYSAQKTVELDFPGYAIGGLSVGEPKTLMWTALDACLPELPIEKPRYLMGVGTPADIVEAVAKGVDMFDCVLPTRNARKATVFTSRGKISLKAAYLARDERPIDQECDCYTCKHYTRAFLRHLFSVGEITAMRLATIHTLHYYKTLLDNIRLAILEDRFEDFRKEFHSRYKDEIIKE